One window from the genome of Halobellus ruber encodes:
- a CDS encoding succinylglutamate desuccinylase/aspartoacylase domain-containing protein, translated as MRIYELGDGTPEVSVVGAIHGDEPCGERAIERFVDEEPTVERPVKLIVANEEALDAGRRFIDEDLNRAFPGDPDADTHEGRLAHALSREIRGTTVLSLHSTQSYAEPFALVDEVDAVTRSICPHLPIEYLVETGRFSEGRLIEHAHTVEVECGLQGSEEAAANAYWILRAFLSATGVLPAPVAGDTEPPLSLRRRDADEVVVFRLLDQIPKGPAEEYRVFVDNFQRVAPGDRVAAADGEAFSADTEFYPVLLSANGYDDVFGYAADRVGTLA; from the coding sequence ATGCGAATCTACGAACTCGGGGACGGCACCCCCGAGGTGTCCGTGGTCGGCGCGATCCACGGTGACGAACCCTGCGGCGAGCGCGCGATCGAACGGTTCGTCGACGAGGAGCCGACGGTGGAGCGGCCGGTCAAGCTGATCGTGGCGAACGAGGAAGCTCTCGACGCCGGCCGACGGTTTATCGACGAGGACCTCAACCGGGCGTTCCCCGGCGACCCCGATGCCGACACCCACGAGGGACGGCTGGCGCACGCCCTCTCGCGGGAGATCCGCGGGACGACGGTGCTGTCGCTGCACTCCACGCAGTCGTACGCCGAACCCTTCGCCCTCGTCGACGAGGTCGACGCCGTGACGCGGTCGATCTGTCCGCACCTTCCGATCGAGTATCTCGTCGAGACCGGCCGGTTCTCCGAGGGGCGACTCATCGAACACGCCCACACCGTCGAGGTCGAGTGCGGCCTCCAGGGGAGCGAGGAGGCGGCGGCCAACGCCTACTGGATTCTCCGGGCGTTCCTGTCGGCGACGGGCGTGTTGCCGGCGCCGGTTGCGGGCGACACCGAGCCGCCGCTGTCGCTCCGCCGGCGCGACGCCGACGAGGTGGTCGTGTTCAGGCTGCTGGATCAGATCCCCAAGGGTCCCGCCGAGGAGTACCGCGTGTTCGTCGACAACTTCCAGCGGGTGGCGCCGGGCGACCGGGTGGCCGCCGCCGACGGCGAGGCGTTCAGCGCCGACACCGAGTTCTATCCGGTTCTCCTCTCTGCGAACGGCTACGACGACGTGTTCGGGTACGCCGCCGACCGGGTCGGTACGCTGGCGTAG
- a CDS encoding UPF0179 family protein: MSNVTLIGDRLATPGTEFVYGGESSACEGCPYRQQCLNLTEGVRYEVTSVRENGQLLDCAVHDSGVRAVEVEPASLTVNVASKGAYAGSKVRLPGSCPHTECPSHEYCVPDGAEFDTEYRIEEVRGDPPHEFCYLDRDLTLVELAPPEE, translated from the coding sequence ATGTCCAACGTCACGCTCATCGGCGACCGGCTCGCGACGCCCGGGACGGAGTTCGTCTACGGCGGGGAGTCGTCGGCGTGTGAGGGCTGTCCCTACCGCCAGCAGTGTCTGAACCTCACCGAGGGCGTCCGCTACGAGGTGACGTCGGTCCGCGAGAACGGCCAACTGCTCGACTGTGCCGTCCACGACTCCGGGGTGCGCGCCGTCGAGGTCGAGCCCGCGTCGCTGACCGTGAACGTCGCCTCGAAGGGCGCCTACGCCGGGAGCAAGGTCCGACTCCCGGGGTCGTGTCCGCACACCGAGTGTCCGAGCCACGAGTACTGCGTCCCCGACGGCGCGGAGTTCGACACGGAGTACCGTATCGAGGAGGTCCGCGGTGACCCCCCACACGAGTTCTGTTACCTCGATCGCGACCTGACGCTCGTGGAGTTGGCACCGCCCGAGGAGTGA
- a CDS encoding YjiH family protein codes for MATKPSDNVYTLDSEPSTRGISDVDLNTFDSGAVIKFVAAFAIGAFFFLLPVPWQGEITVPFDIVVSRITETFPDAVGVYALAIIVAGGVLTTVAELDKREVLSLGYDLSYFESSAVFWFLRLVGAILAPVMFFKLGPSLLHTPGTGGFMWGTLIYSVGVIIPIGAVFITIFVELGGLEFVGTLARPVMNPLFKLPGRAALDSLASWVGSYSVGFYVTRNVFEQGGYNKREVFTIATCFSTVSIGFVGVVAATVEMLNLFPLIFFAYFVCVVITAAILVRVPPISSVPDEYIAEPDPEIPFEGSLGEYFRFAVSEAVGKAAEGETFLGAAKRGFIDGLKLTSLILGTILAVGLAATLLSANTPTFDILGAPLVPVIEALGIPNAETVAPATIVGITEMYVPVLLVVEAEPMARFFIAVLAVSQLIFFSAVGPMAMDMFSDVPIRFRDLIALFVMRTVILVPLIAGITHLVAAAGLL; via the coding sequence ATGGCTACCAAGCCCTCGGACAACGTATACACACTCGACAGTGAGCCATCGACGCGGGGAATCAGTGATGTCGACCTCAACACGTTCGATTCGGGGGCAGTCATCAAGTTTGTCGCTGCCTTCGCAATCGGGGCGTTCTTCTTTCTCCTGCCGGTTCCCTGGCAGGGGGAGATAACGGTCCCGTTCGATATCGTCGTCAGTCGGATCACGGAAACGTTCCCCGACGCGGTGGGGGTGTACGCGCTGGCGATCATCGTCGCGGGCGGCGTCCTCACGACCGTCGCGGAGCTTGACAAACGGGAGGTCCTTTCACTAGGATATGATCTGTCGTACTTCGAGAGTTCGGCCGTGTTCTGGTTCCTCCGTCTCGTCGGAGCGATCCTCGCTCCGGTGATGTTCTTCAAACTCGGCCCCTCGTTGCTCCATACGCCGGGGACGGGCGGGTTTATGTGGGGCACGCTGATCTACAGCGTCGGCGTCATCATTCCCATCGGGGCCGTGTTCATCACCATTTTCGTCGAACTCGGTGGCCTGGAATTCGTCGGAACGCTGGCGCGGCCGGTGATGAACCCACTGTTCAAACTCCCGGGCCGGGCGGCGCTCGACAGCCTCGCCTCGTGGGTCGGGTCCTACAGCGTTGGGTTCTACGTGACCCGTAACGTCTTCGAGCAAGGCGGGTACAACAAGCGAGAGGTGTTCACGATTGCGACGTGCTTCTCCACTGTCAGTATCGGGTTCGTGGGCGTCGTCGCCGCCACGGTCGAAATGTTGAATCTGTTCCCCCTCATCTTCTTCGCATACTTCGTCTGCGTCGTGATCACGGCCGCCATCCTTGTGCGGGTCCCGCCGATCAGTTCCGTTCCGGACGAGTACATCGCCGAACCGGATCCCGAGATTCCGTTTGAGGGCTCCCTCGGCGAGTACTTCCGGTTTGCCGTCAGTGAGGCCGTCGGCAAAGCTGCCGAGGGTGAAACCTTCCTCGGGGCTGCCAAACGTGGCTTCATCGATGGGCTCAAACTCACGAGCCTCATCCTGGGGACGATCCTCGCCGTGGGGCTCGCGGCGACCTTGCTTTCGGCGAATACGCCGACGTTCGACATCCTTGGTGCACCCCTGGTGCCCGTGATCGAGGCCCTCGGGATCCCGAACGCGGAGACTGTTGCACCCGCGACGATCGTCGGAATCACCGAAATGTACGTCCCGGTCCTCCTCGTCGTGGAGGCCGAGCCGATGGCCCGCTTCTTCATCGCCGTGCTGGCGGTGTCACAGCTCATTTTCTTCTCGGCTGTCGGCCCGATGGCGATGGATATGTTCTCCGACGTGCCGATCCGGTTCCGCGATCTCATCGCGCTCTTCGTGATGCGAACCGTCATCCTGGTCCCGCTGATCGCGGGCATCACCCACTTGGTTGCTGCAGCAGGACTGTTGTAG
- the hutU gene encoding urocanate hydratase, with product MGPQQTAADKEDRIGEPSDQWKEYQGAPTGTDIECKGWRQEAALRMLNNNLDPEVGEDPENLVVYGGTGRAARSWDAYDAILSELRELGDTETLLVQSGKPVGRFDTHKKAPRVLIANSNLVGKWDNWEHFHELEAEGKIMYGQMTAGSWAYIGTQGIIQGTYETLAELARQEYDGDLAGKIVVTGGLGGMGGAQPLAVTMNHGICIAAEIDEERIDRRIETGYCQEKVQDLSEAIRRAEDAADRGEEYSVGVPMNSADMLEAMLERDFVPDVITDQTSSHDVLEGYYPSGYTVEEADRLRERNPEKYREESLDTMERHVDAILEHQNRGAIAFEYGNNIRGQIKEHRGRDDAFDFPGFVPAYVRQMFCRGQGPFRWAALSGDPEDIYRTDEAIRELFPEKESLLRWIDLAQEQVQFQGLPSRVCWLGYNTNDEGLTERARFALRINDLVADGEIEAPIVVTRDHLDAGSVASPNRETEAMKDGTDAVADWPILNALLNCAAGADIVSVHDGGGVGIGNALHTNNHVVLDGSDLAAEKAERVFTTDPGMGVVRHVDAGYEDAIDQADSSDVPIPMRDR from the coding sequence ATGGGGCCACAACAGACTGCCGCCGATAAGGAAGACCGGATCGGGGAGCCAAGCGATCAATGGAAGGAATACCAGGGCGCCCCGACGGGTACCGACATCGAGTGTAAGGGCTGGCGACAGGAGGCCGCTCTCCGAATGTTGAACAACAATCTGGATCCGGAGGTCGGCGAGGACCCCGAGAACCTCGTCGTCTACGGCGGCACGGGCCGTGCCGCACGGTCGTGGGATGCTTACGATGCGATCCTCTCAGAACTGCGCGAACTCGGCGATACGGAGACGCTGTTAGTCCAGAGCGGGAAACCAGTAGGTCGGTTCGACACACACAAAAAAGCGCCACGAGTATTGATTGCGAACTCGAATCTGGTCGGAAAGTGGGACAACTGGGAGCACTTCCACGAGCTCGAAGCCGAGGGGAAAATTATGTACGGCCAGATGACGGCCGGCTCGTGGGCGTACATCGGCACCCAAGGTATCATTCAGGGCACCTACGAGACCCTCGCGGAACTCGCCCGGCAGGAGTACGACGGCGATCTGGCGGGGAAGATCGTCGTCACCGGCGGCCTCGGTGGGATGGGTGGCGCACAGCCGCTGGCGGTCACGATGAATCACGGCATCTGCATCGCCGCCGAGATAGACGAAGAACGCATCGACCGGCGGATCGAAACGGGCTACTGTCAGGAGAAAGTCCAGGACCTCTCGGAGGCGATCAGGCGGGCGGAGGACGCTGCAGACCGCGGGGAGGAGTACTCGGTTGGCGTCCCGATGAACTCCGCGGATATGCTGGAGGCGATGTTGGAGCGGGACTTCGTCCCGGACGTCATTACTGATCAGACGAGTTCACACGACGTACTCGAAGGCTACTACCCGAGTGGGTATACGGTCGAAGAAGCCGACCGGCTTCGGGAGCGCAACCCCGAAAAGTACCGAGAGGAGAGCTTAGACACGATGGAGCGGCACGTGGATGCGATCCTCGAACACCAGAATCGGGGCGCGATCGCCTTCGAGTACGGCAATAATATTCGCGGTCAGATCAAGGAACACCGCGGCCGCGATGACGCCTTCGATTTCCCCGGCTTCGTCCCGGCGTACGTCAGGCAGATGTTCTGCCGCGGCCAAGGACCGTTCCGCTGGGCCGCGCTCTCCGGGGATCCCGAGGATATTTATCGGACCGACGAAGCGATCCGGGAGCTGTTCCCCGAGAAGGAATCGCTGCTGCGGTGGATCGATCTCGCCCAAGAACAGGTCCAATTCCAGGGGCTGCCCTCCCGCGTCTGCTGGTTGGGATACAACACCAACGATGAAGGGCTGACCGAACGCGCCCGGTTCGCGCTCCGGATCAACGACCTCGTTGCCGACGGCGAGATCGAGGCGCCGATCGTCGTCACGCGTGACCACCTCGACGCCGGCAGCGTCGCCAGCCCGAACCGCGAGACCGAGGCGATGAAGGACGGTACCGACGCCGTCGCGGACTGGCCGATCCTCAATGCGTTGCTCAACTGCGCGGCGGGTGCCGATATCGTGTCGGTCCACGACGGCGGCGGCGTCGGCATCGGTAACGCGCTCCACACGAACAATCACGTCGTTCTAGACGGCTCGGACCTCGCCGCCGAGAAGGCCGAACGCGTCTTCACCACCGATCCGGGGATGGGCGTCGTCCGCCACGTCGACGCCGGCTACGAGGATGCCATCGACCAGGCCGACTCCTCGGATGTCCCGATCCCGATGCGCGATCGGTGA
- a CDS encoding M20/M25/M40 family metallo-hydrolase encodes MEQGTRLTEAGVGVGIVKSIVGINNREVTVAGEAAHAGSTPMLDRSDALAAAAASILDLESAAEECATGSEAAVGTTGKGDVSPNARNIVPEEVQLQLDIRDVSHETMDRLVDRCRSRLARLQRRRDVETPLERYRDSEPSQMSERCISAAGAAAEACGSDAIRLHSGAMHDTANVAAVTDAGLLFAPSEGGVSHSLREWTDWEGCAVATAVLAETVRSLARRG; translated from the coding sequence ATCGAGCAGGGAACGCGGTTGACTGAGGCCGGAGTTGGTGTCGGGATCGTCAAATCAATCGTTGGGATTAACAATCGCGAAGTCACGGTCGCGGGTGAGGCGGCTCACGCCGGCTCAACCCCGATGCTCGATCGCAGTGATGCGCTTGCGGCCGCCGCGGCGTCCATACTCGATCTCGAGAGCGCGGCCGAAGAATGTGCTACGGGAAGCGAAGCCGCCGTTGGAACTACCGGTAAGGGAGATGTTTCCCCAAACGCCCGGAATATCGTCCCCGAGGAGGTTCAGCTGCAACTTGATATTCGGGACGTATCACACGAGACGATGGACCGACTGGTCGACCGATGCCGGTCGCGCCTCGCTCGACTCCAGCGCCGTCGGGATGTCGAGACACCGCTGGAACGCTATCGGGATAGTGAACCGAGTCAGATGAGCGAACGCTGTATCTCCGCCGCCGGAGCGGCCGCCGAGGCGTGTGGAAGCGACGCCATTCGCTTACACTCGGGAGCGATGCACGACACCGCCAACGTCGCCGCGGTCACCGATGCCGGACTGCTGTTTGCACCCTCGGAAGGGGGTGTCTCGCACTCTCTTCGGGAGTGGACCGACTGGGAGGGCTGTGCGGTCGCTACCGCGGTCCTCGCCGAGACCGTCCGGTCGCTGGCACGGCGTGGCTGA
- a CDS encoding RidA family protein codes for MSRYTINPPQLKNAREIGYNHAIVEDGTFFMAGQVAMDENSNIVGEDIETQARKVYENVEILLETIGKTLANVAKVTTHIVDPQTHYYDGYKDVYWETFDEPYPCHTVLGHDQLANEDYLIEVEVEAPLTEQDVDDITPDGEIIREV; via the coding sequence ATGTCGCGATACACGATCAATCCACCACAGCTCAAGAATGCTCGCGAGATCGGCTACAACCACGCTATCGTCGAAGATGGAACATTCTTTATGGCTGGCCAGGTCGCAATGGACGAAAACTCGAACATCGTGGGTGAAGATATCGAAACCCAAGCACGCAAAGTCTATGAGAACGTTGAGATCCTCCTGGAAACGATCGGAAAAACACTGGCTAACGTCGCGAAAGTTACGACCCACATCGTCGATCCACAGACCCACTACTATGACGGGTACAAAGACGTGTACTGGGAGACGTTTGACGAACCGTATCCGTGCCACACGGTTCTCGGACACGACCAGCTAGCGAACGAGGACTACCTGATTGAGGTCGAAGTCGAAGCCCCACTCACGGAGCAAGATGTAGACGACATCACGCCCGACGGGGAGATCATACGTGAGGTTTGA
- a CDS encoding C-terminal binding protein, with product MNDAIRAVMLDPDWFGDVDAERDHFRDLLDNVVVEAIDCQEDEIPDRVGEADLLLSHYTGVSAEVMDATGCQVVSRYATGIDGIDVDAATERGVRVTRVPTYCNDEVGTHIVSLAMALSRGLPMYDASTEDGTWEWDLAAPIHPPERQTFGFLAFGNKAQAAAERARALGFDVASHDPYLSDDELEAKGATPVSFEELLDISDVLSLNTPLTDETEEMIDADALARLDDNAILINTSRGRVVDETALINALEADELRGAGLDVLAREPPDPDNPLLSRDDVIATPHAAWYSTGSEETLRRRGTEIAVAALRGEEVDGLVNTDVLGEA from the coding sequence ATGAACGATGCGATCCGAGCGGTGATGCTAGATCCGGATTGGTTTGGCGATGTTGACGCCGAACGTGACCATTTCCGAGACCTCCTTGATAACGTCGTCGTTGAAGCGATCGACTGTCAGGAAGACGAGATCCCCGACCGCGTCGGGGAAGCTGACTTGCTACTGTCCCACTATACCGGCGTCTCGGCTGAGGTAATGGACGCAACGGGATGTCAAGTCGTGAGTCGCTACGCAACCGGAATCGACGGCATCGATGTCGACGCCGCTACTGAACGGGGCGTCCGTGTAACACGGGTACCCACCTACTGTAACGACGAGGTGGGGACACATATCGTCTCGCTGGCGATGGCGTTGAGCCGTGGATTGCCGATGTACGATGCGTCCACCGAGGACGGGACCTGGGAGTGGGATCTCGCAGCCCCCATCCATCCGCCCGAACGGCAGACCTTCGGGTTCCTCGCCTTCGGGAATAAGGCACAGGCTGCCGCGGAACGTGCCCGTGCTCTCGGTTTCGATGTGGCTTCTCACGATCCTTATCTTAGCGACGACGAACTGGAAGCGAAGGGTGCCACCCCGGTCAGTTTCGAGGAGCTGCTCGATATTTCGGACGTGCTCTCGCTGAATACGCCGCTCACGGACGAGACCGAGGAGATGATCGACGCTGACGCGCTTGCTCGGCTCGACGATAACGCGATCCTGATCAATACCTCACGCGGGCGTGTCGTGGATGAGACCGCGCTGATCAACGCACTCGAAGCCGACGAACTCCGCGGTGCTGGGTTAGACGTTCTCGCCCGGGAACCACCCGACCCCGACAACCCCCTGCTCAGTCGCGACGACGTCATCGCAACGCCACACGCAGCCTGGTATTCCACCGGGTCGGAGGAGACACTCCGTCGCCGGGGCACCGAAATCGCAGTTGCCGCCCTCCGTGGGGAAGAGGTCGACGGGCTGGTCAACACGGACGTCCTCGGGGAGGCGTGA
- a CDS encoding pyridoxal phosphate-dependent aminotransferase: MPQSGIREIFDAAQAYNDLADLSIGEPDFATPEPVATAVADAIGDGTSGYTQTVGRADLRGAIAEKLANTNDIQADPVTEVMVTPGAMGALFAATQVLADSGDEVLLPDPYWSNYHGHIANTGADLVTVPTSAADDFVPRPEAIAERITDGTVGLILNTPNNPTGAVVPPSTLREIGDLLVEHDVWAILDETYEDLVYDGATHHSLASDDEFFERSITVHSFSKSYAMTGWRIGYATGPEDVIERMRVLQEHTVSCASEPAQVAAMAALDHPGVASRIHDAFASRRELILNRLTDIAGVDPGTPRGAFYVFADVSALTDDTSEFTKQLLSEGVAAVPGSVFGEAGEGFLRFSYANDQTVIRQAMDRFERAVETQ, translated from the coding sequence ATGCCACAGTCGGGAATCCGCGAGATATTTGATGCCGCACAGGCCTACAACGACCTCGCGGATTTGAGTATCGGCGAACCGGACTTCGCGACGCCCGAGCCCGTCGCTACCGCGGTGGCCGACGCTATCGGAGATGGTACCAGTGGGTACACACAGACCGTGGGACGGGCGGACCTCCGAGGAGCGATCGCGGAGAAACTCGCAAATACAAATGATATTCAGGCTGACCCGGTGACAGAGGTGATGGTCACTCCCGGGGCGATGGGTGCGCTCTTCGCCGCAACGCAGGTTCTGGCCGATTCCGGCGACGAGGTACTGCTCCCCGACCCGTACTGGTCGAACTACCACGGACATATCGCCAACACGGGCGCGGACCTCGTCACCGTCCCGACATCCGCCGCGGACGACTTTGTGCCACGACCTGAGGCCATCGCCGAACGGATCACAGACGGTACCGTCGGGCTGATTCTGAACACGCCGAATAACCCCACGGGTGCCGTCGTTCCGCCATCGACACTCCGAGAGATCGGCGACCTGCTTGTCGAACACGACGTCTGGGCGATCCTCGACGAAACCTACGAGGATCTGGTCTATGACGGCGCGACGCATCACTCGCTCGCCAGTGACGACGAGTTCTTCGAACGGTCAATCACGGTCCACAGCTTCTCGAAATCTTACGCGATGACGGGGTGGCGGATCGGGTACGCAACCGGCCCGGAAGACGTGATTGAGCGGATGCGTGTCCTCCAAGAACACACGGTCTCGTGTGCCTCCGAGCCCGCCCAGGTCGCGGCGATGGCAGCGCTTGATCATCCCGGGGTCGCGTCGAGGATCCACGACGCCTTCGCCAGCCGGCGGGAGCTAATCCTCAATCGATTGACCGACATCGCGGGCGTCGATCCCGGCACCCCACGCGGCGCGTTCTACGTGTTTGCAGATGTCTCGGCGTTGACTGACGACACCAGCGAGTTCACAAAACAGTTGCTCTCCGAAGGGGTGGCGGCAGTCCCTGGATCAGTGTTCGGCGAAGCGGGGGAGGGATTCCTGCGGTTCTCGTACGCTAACGACCAGACGGTGATCCGGCAGGCGATGGACCGGTTCGAACGCGCGGTGGAGACGCAGTGA
- a CDS encoding ABC transporter ATP-binding protein, translating into MVSKQVSESGGDKEEETVVEIDRVTKRYGSLVAVNDVSIPIRDGEFMTILGPSGAGKTTLLHMIAGFERPTEGEIYIDDRPVSDEPPNERNIGLVFQSLALFPHMTVKENIAFPLKMRREDPEDIDGQINEVLELVQLPVDYKNKPVGDLSGGQQQRVAFARAIVYEPTLLLLDEPLSSLDKKLREEMRSELTRIHAETDLTIVHVTHNQTEALSMADRIAVINGGALEQLAPAKEIYAQPATPFVAGFIGDTTMLDGTVNRIDGRRAAVAVGGGEVTVESDDRVTVGDDVRIALRAEKIALDHDDVDADNAYEATVEQVAFEGDQTQYTISVASLDAVIDVTHQDPDPETVFDRGDVITAGWDAAEVFVYNQ; encoded by the coding sequence ATGGTATCCAAGCAGGTATCCGAGAGTGGGGGCGACAAAGAGGAGGAAACCGTGGTCGAGATTGACCGCGTCACGAAGCGGTACGGCTCGCTCGTAGCGGTCAACGACGTATCGATTCCGATCCGGGACGGGGAGTTTATGACGATTCTCGGTCCGAGCGGAGCGGGCAAGACGACCCTCTTACACATGATCGCGGGGTTCGAGCGACCCACGGAGGGCGAGATCTACATCGACGATCGTCCGGTCTCCGATGAGCCGCCGAACGAGCGAAACATCGGACTCGTGTTTCAGAGCCTCGCGCTGTTCCCGCATATGACCGTCAAGGAAAACATCGCCTTCCCGCTGAAGATGCGCCGAGAGGATCCCGAGGACATCGACGGCCAAATCAACGAAGTACTCGAACTGGTACAGCTACCCGTCGATTACAAGAACAAACCGGTCGGAGACCTCTCGGGCGGGCAGCAGCAACGCGTCGCCTTCGCACGGGCAATCGTCTACGAGCCGACGCTATTGTTGCTGGACGAACCGTTGAGTTCGCTCGACAAGAAACTTCGCGAGGAGATGCGTAGCGAGCTTACACGGATCCACGCGGAGACTGATTTGACTATCGTTCACGTCACCCACAACCAAACCGAAGCACTGTCGATGGCCGATCGGATCGCCGTTATCAACGGCGGCGCACTCGAACAGCTTGCACCGGCGAAGGAGATCTACGCACAGCCGGCGACGCCGTTCGTCGCGGGTTTCATCGGCGACACGACAATGCTCGACGGGACAGTCAACCGGATTGATGGTCGACGGGCCGCCGTCGCCGTCGGCGGTGGGGAGGTCACAGTCGAGAGTGACGACCGGGTCACAGTTGGCGACGATGTCCGGATCGCGCTCCGGGCCGAAAAGATCGCCCTTGATCACGATGATGTTGACGCGGACAACGCCTACGAAGCGACCGTCGAACAGGTTGCTTTCGAGGGGGATCAAACACAGTACACGATCTCGGTCGCCTCACTGGATGCTGTGATCGACGTGACACACCAGGATCCGGACCCCGAGACGGTCTTCGACCGTGGCGATGTCATCACCGCTGGGTGGGACGCCGCCGAGGTATTCGTTTACAATCAATAA
- a CDS encoding helix-turn-helix domain-containing protein translates to MYEATLRIDHDSPYAAITRQNDARVELWCNRYCDLLHLTGQDLDPSLSMISDEVGIKDIVHKDEEIVLITENCLLDSHDDLLEEYLKDHNSLSLPPLTYDHGTLLTRIVSLTEAELTGVYQDINRDHYVDVESKHEIESVVPDVPLLMLDSALPNLSDGQKQAIFTAIDEGYYEIPRETTTAEIAEQLDISRRTFEEHLRRAENKLVKNIVEYITV, encoded by the coding sequence ATGTACGAAGCGACTCTCAGAATCGATCACGACAGCCCATATGCCGCAATCACGAGGCAAAACGACGCGCGGGTGGAGCTGTGGTGTAACCGATACTGCGATCTGCTACATCTAACTGGGCAGGATCTGGATCCGTCGCTGTCTATGATCTCGGACGAAGTGGGGATCAAGGACATCGTCCACAAGGACGAAGAGATTGTGCTCATCACCGAGAACTGCCTGCTGGACTCACACGACGACCTCCTCGAAGAGTATCTCAAAGACCACAACTCCCTCTCGCTACCGCCGTTGACGTACGATCACGGGACGCTCCTGACCCGTATCGTTTCACTGACCGAGGCTGAGTTGACCGGAGTCTACCAAGACATCAACCGCGATCATTACGTCGATGTCGAGTCGAAACACGAGATCGAATCGGTGGTCCCGGATGTGCCGCTGTTGATGTTGGACTCGGCGCTACCGAACCTCTCGGACGGTCAGAAGCAAGCCATTTTCACTGCTATCGACGAGGGGTATTACGAGATCCCACGGGAAACCACTACGGCCGAGATTGCCGAACAACTCGACATCTCGCGGCGCACTTTCGAGGAGCATCTGCGCCGAGCGGAGAATAAGCTCGTGAAGAACATCGTCGAGTACATCACGGTATGA
- the hutI gene encoding imidazolonepropionase, which translates to MAEYTVVHDAAQFVRNRDEGLDAVPDAAVVVEDGTVVAAGPSVEVVQEYPPENAAVAINADGKTVLPGFVDPHTHAVFAGDRADEFTAKLQGKTYQEIASEGGGILRTVRAVQETPRKALVRNLLSHLDRMLAHGTTTAEVKSGYGLTVESETKLLEAIREADKRHPIDLVPTFMGAHAVPEGWDTDDYVDHVIEEQLPAVADRGLAEFCDIFCETGIFTVEQSRRVLTAGREYGLTPKIHAEEFERIGGAELAAELGASSADHLLQATPEDAQDLARADVVPVLLPGTAFALDAEYADPEQFAAAGTTVAIATDFNPNCFSQSMEFTVDLACHGMRMDPASALRAATAGAASAVDRPDGPGRLREGDPGDLVIADVPDYEHMPYNFGVSTVETVLKSGEVVHDAR; encoded by the coding sequence GTGGCTGAGTACACCGTCGTCCACGATGCCGCACAGTTCGTCCGGAACCGCGATGAGGGACTTGATGCCGTTCCGGACGCTGCTGTCGTCGTTGAGGACGGCACTGTCGTGGCGGCTGGACCGAGTGTCGAGGTGGTTCAAGAGTACCCCCCCGAGAACGCCGCAGTCGCGATCAACGCCGATGGGAAAACCGTCCTCCCAGGGTTCGTCGATCCCCACACTCACGCCGTCTTCGCGGGCGACCGAGCCGACGAATTCACCGCAAAGCTCCAGGGGAAAACGTATCAAGAGATCGCCTCAGAGGGTGGCGGCATCCTCCGGACCGTCCGAGCCGTCCAAGAGACTCCCCGCAAGGCGCTGGTTCGGAACCTGCTTTCTCATCTTGACCGGATGCTCGCCCACGGGACCACCACCGCCGAGGTCAAGTCCGGATACGGATTAACCGTCGAAAGCGAAACGAAGCTACTGGAGGCGATTCGTGAGGCGGATAAGCGACATCCCATCGATCTCGTTCCGACATTTATGGGCGCACACGCCGTCCCCGAGGGGTGGGACACCGACGACTATGTCGATCACGTGATCGAAGAGCAACTTCCGGCCGTCGCCGATCGCGGACTGGCGGAGTTCTGTGATATCTTCTGTGAGACGGGCATCTTCACCGTGGAACAGTCCCGGCGGGTGCTTACAGCCGGCCGAGAGTACGGGTTGACCCCGAAGATTCACGCCGAGGAATTCGAGCGAATCGGCGGTGCGGAACTCGCCGCCGAACTCGGCGCCTCGAGTGCAGATCATCTTCTACAGGCGACCCCGGAAGACGCCCAAGACTTAGCCAGGGCTGACGTGGTGCCCGTACTGCTTCCGGGGACGGCCTTCGCACTGGATGCCGAGTATGCCGACCCCGAGCAGTTTGCGGCCGCGGGCACAACAGTCGCGATTGCGACGGATTTCAACCCAAACTGCTTTTCGCAGAGTATGGAATTCACCGTTGACCTCGCGTGTCACGGGATGCGAATGGACCCTGCGTCGGCCCTCCGGGCGGCGACCGCCGGTGCCGCCAGTGCCGTCGACCGTCCGGATGGTCCCGGACGGCTTCGCGAGGGGGACCCCGGCGACCTCGTGATCGCCGACGTCCCCGATTACGAGCATATGCCGTACAACTTCGGTGTCAGTACTGTCGAGACAGTTCTCAAATCAGGGGAGGTTGTCCACGATGCCCGATGA